Proteins encoded in a region of the Aminivibrio sp. genome:
- the tsaE gene encoding tRNA (adenosine(37)-N6)-threonylcarbamoyltransferase complex ATPase subunit type 1 TsaE, with amino-acid sequence MYFLPSRAAVTESEEETERLGALLAGYFSGGVTILLSGDLGAGKTTLVRGFCEALGYRKVRSPSFTLVNHYIAGKRKIVHSDLYRLDSGDVSDLDLQEYDSGDTVLFVEWAEKAPFFSERPLWKMHISSPDVLSFPERRHFDFFALNPEGEELLSRFWQTIGEEVIPE; translated from the coding sequence AAGAAGAAACGGAGCGGCTCGGCGCACTGCTCGCCGGATATTTTTCCGGAGGAGTCACAATCCTCCTTTCTGGAGATCTCGGAGCAGGAAAAACGACCCTTGTCCGGGGTTTCTGCGAGGCCCTGGGTTACAGGAAAGTGCGGAGTCCTTCCTTCACGCTCGTGAACCACTATATTGCAGGGAAAAGGAAGATCGTTCATTCAGACCTCTACAGACTGGACTCAGGGGATGTCAGTGATCTTGACCTCCAGGAATACGATTCCGGCGACACGGTTCTTTTCGTAGAATGGGCGGAAAAAGCTCCGTTTTTTTCCGAACGCCCCCTTTGGAAGATGCATATTTCCTCCCCTGACGTTCTCAGTTTTCCGGAACGCCGCCATTTTGATTTTTTTGCCCTCAACCCGGAAGGAGAGGAACTGCTTTCCCGATTCTGGCAGACCATAGGGGAGGAGGTCATTCCCGAATGA
- the tsaB gene encoding tRNA (adenosine(37)-N6)-threonylcarbamoyltransferase complex dimerization subunit type 1 TsaB: MKYRILSINCSNARWTALGLSEGGIVRGEINLDLGKRQSSVLPSLVDFFLGSFLLKVTDLDFVAVVNGPGSFTGIKVGVAFSQFLAWACGGKPVIPLSSLETLSYARPGRSHQYVCPLLWAGGGRVYSALFGPAAAGECPKEAMPTRAYSRGELQAALAHSGARERDILFISDAPEKCAGLFAETIIGPFEPAAPRGSADVLLAEHYTHRAIPPQAVRARYLRDPDIG, translated from the coding sequence ATGAAATACCGCATTCTGTCAATCAACTGCTCCAACGCACGATGGACCGCCCTTGGTCTTTCGGAAGGGGGGATTGTCAGAGGGGAGATAAATCTTGATCTCGGCAAAAGACAATCCTCGGTCTTACCGTCCCTTGTCGATTTCTTCCTCGGAAGTTTTCTTCTCAAGGTTACTGATCTCGATTTTGTCGCTGTAGTCAATGGTCCCGGCTCCTTCACAGGAATAAAGGTAGGCGTGGCTTTTTCGCAGTTTCTCGCCTGGGCCTGCGGCGGAAAACCCGTAATCCCCCTTTCCTCCCTCGAAACGCTGTCCTATGCAAGGCCGGGCAGATCACATCAGTATGTCTGTCCTCTTCTCTGGGCCGGCGGCGGCAGGGTGTATTCGGCTCTCTTCGGCCCGGCGGCGGCAGGGGAGTGCCCGAAAGAGGCAATGCCGACAAGGGCATACAGCCGGGGTGAACTTCAGGCGGCCTTGGCTCATTCAGGGGCCCGGGAAAGAGATATTCTCTTTATCTCGGATGCCCCCGAGAAATGCGCCGGGCTTTTTGCGGAGACCATCATCGGACCGTTTGAACCTGCAGCTCCCAGGGGATCGGCAGACGTACTTCTTGCGGAACATTACACACATCGGGCCATCCCGCCCCAGGCTGTCAGAGCGCGATATCTGCGGGATCCCGACATCGGGTGA
- a CDS encoding ferredoxin family protein — MPKKFNVQVNHSWCKGCSLCIYICPKKVLELDEVRGKSVPARQDDCIGCRQCENICPDLAITVKEKEEEKDA, encoded by the coding sequence TTGCCCAAAAAGTTCAACGTCCAGGTGAACCATTCGTGGTGTAAGGGCTGTTCCTTGTGTATCTACATTTGCCCGAAAAAAGTGCTCGAGCTCGACGAAGTACGCGGAAAATCCGTCCCGGCCCGTCAAGATGACTGCATAGGCTGCAGGCAGTGCGAAAACATATGCCCGGATTTGGCAATTACAGTGAAAGAGAAGGAGGAAGAGAAGGATGCATGA